The following is a genomic window from Prevotella nigrescens.
GCAATACTCGAACCTTCGTTCGTTTGCGAAAGTTTAGGCATTCAAGGGCGTGTCGATTTAATGACAACCGACTTCCGTTTACTTGTGGAACAGAAGTCTGGAAAGAACTTCTACATTGCAAACAACCGACTCAACAACCATGGCTCAAGATACTTGGAGAAGCATTACGTGCAGGTTTTGCTCTATTTCGGCATACTGCAATACAACTTTAACAGAAGCGCACGCACCACAAACATTCATTTGCTCTACTCCAAATACCCGCTGCCCGATGGTCTTTTAGAAGTAGAATCGCTGCAATCGCTGATGATGGAAGCCATTAAGTTCCGCAATCAGGTGGTTGCTACCGAATATTGGATAGGCGACAACGATTTCGCAAAGCTTATTCCGCACCTTACACCCAATACTTTACAAGTGGAACACAGCAACGGCGACTTCTTTCAAAGATGGATTTTGCCTCGTCTGACTGCTACTTTAGCACCGCTCCATACGCTTACACCGTTGGAAAAAGCATATTTCAGCCGAATGATGCGCTTTGTTGTGAAAGAGCAAATCATATCGAAAGTGGGTTATCAAGAAGGAATTGGCAGCAGCAATGCCGACCTTTGGAATATGCCTCTGACCAGTAAGATAGAGTCGGGGAATATATATACTGCGCTAACGATTACGAAAAAGGAACGCAGTACAAACCATAGCGGCTACGATTGCATTACTTTTGAAGTGCCAAAGCAAGGCGATGACTTCCTTCCTAACTTCCGTCGTGGCGACATGGTGTATCTTTACGCATACAAGAAGAACGAAACACCCGACATACGGAAAGCCTTTCTGTTTCGTGGCACGCTGCAAGAAATACATACCAACACGGTTGTGGTGCGCCTGAACGATGGACAACAGAACCCCGACTTGCTTGTTGGCGACCAGTTTGCCATCGAACACAGCGGTAGCGACATTGGTTGCACAACTGCCATTCAGGGTTTACACACCTTCGTTACGGCAACCAAAGAACGCAAGGAACTGCTTTTAGGGCAACGCCCTCCACGGCGAAACGCAGAAATACAGCTTTCCCGAAGTTACAATCCTACTTACGACGACATGATTTTGCACGCCAAGCAGGCTGCTGATTATTTCCTTTTAATCGGTCCTCCGGGCACGGGAAAAACCTCGATGGCATTGCAATACCTTGTAAGAGAACACGAGGGAAAGAACATTCTGCTGCTTTCCTACACCAACCGTGCCGTAGACGAAATATGCGGAATGCTTGCCGACAACGACATTCCGTTTCTCAGGCTGTCGAAAGAATATTCGTGCGACCCACGATTTACCGACAATCTGCTCACCAATGCCGTAAAAACAAATCCCACACTCGAGCATATCAGGCAAACCATCGACGCGTCCCGCATCATCGTCAGTACAACAGCGAGCCTCGCAACCCACACGGCAATCTTCAGCATCAAGCATTTCGAGCTTGCCATTATCGATGAAGCGAGTCAGATTCTTGAGCCTAACATCATCGGTTTGCTTGCTGCACACAACGAAGGAGAGCAGGTTATCGACAAGTTTATCTTGATTGGCGACCACAAGCAGCTACCTGCCGTGGTGCAACAAGACAACAACGAATCGGCAGCCGACTCGCCTTTGCTCGAAGAGATACACCTTCCGAACTGCGCCAACTCGCTGTTCGAACGCCTCATACTTACCGAGCGGGCAGCAGGGCGCACCGACTTTGTGGGCACACTGCGCAAGCAAGGACGTATGCACCCCGACATTGCAGCCTTTCCAAACACTTACTTCTACGAGCGCGAACAATTGGAATGTGTGCCTTTGGCGCATCAGACGGAACCCAACCTGCCTTACAACGAGCCAAGCGAAGACAAGACCGACGACTTTTTAAAGGCGCATCGAATGGTATTCATTCCTTCTAAATCGTGCCGAAAGCCCTACATTTCCGAGAAAGTGAATACGGAAGAGGCACGCATCGTAGCCG
Proteins encoded in this region:
- a CDS encoding DEAD/DEAH box helicase encodes the protein MTEGTTTAQELFERVLEVIEFPDNRPDLQNHLMHETLVLACHEGLKGTRHGFGNLSSQVDSLCKQHHIKPQDTVAIHLMRRHSNSVAPILHNDLLYDCRALALFISAVFNTPIPSFLVGKIPTEGRRTANIQIANYKYIRCTVQSWDDKYIKVNVLNQECGEEEVLIDYINTPEHIDLSYIRKILCEGMQLNLLDCNVTRKRIVPRIIVVEPDFLVDISSIANCFEDYGHHPLSFLTNRLQAKTTSAAILLGNFAGTALDDIINNPDHNLNETLKSNFQNKALDFATCTDFHPEKFKNDGREQAKNIQDIVNELFKTYDRDKAILEPSFVCESLGIQGRVDLMTTDFRLLVEQKSGKNFYIANNRLNNHGSRYLEKHYVQVLLYFGILQYNFNRSARTTNIHLLYSKYPLPDGLLEVESLQSLMMEAIKFRNQVVATEYWIGDNDFAKLIPHLTPNTLQVEHSNGDFFQRWILPRLTATLAPLHTLTPLEKAYFSRMMRFVVKEQIISKVGYQEGIGSSNADLWNMPLTSKIESGNIYTALTITKKERSTNHSGYDCITFEVPKQGDDFLPNFRRGDMVYLYAYKKNETPDIRKAFLFRGTLQEIHTNTVVVRLNDGQQNPDLLVGDQFAIEHSGSDIGCTTAIQGLHTFVTATKERKELLLGQRPPRRNAEIQLSRSYNPTYDDMILHAKQAADYFLLIGPPGTGKTSMALQYLVREHEGKNILLLSYTNRAVDEICGMLADNDIPFLRLSKEYSCDPRFTDNLLTNAVKTNPTLEHIRQTIDASRIIVSTTASLATHTAIFSIKHFELAIIDEASQILEPNIIGLLAAHNEGEQVIDKFILIGDHKQLPAVVQQDNNESAADSPLLEEIHLPNCANSLFERLILTERAAGRTDFVGTLRKQGRMHPDIAAFPNTYFYEREQLECVPLAHQTEPNLPYNEPSEDKTDDFLKAHRMVFIPSKSCRKPYISEKVNTEEARIVADLVRRLYRQMDTTFDAQKSIGIIVPYRNQIAMIRKELEQLHLPAIDKISIDTVERYQGSQRDVIIYSFTIQNRFQLEFLTANTFVEDGKPIDRKLNVAITRARKQLILTGNEATLRQNFLFSELIDYIEKRGGKTVI